The genomic DNA AACCTCATGGATGAAAGACAAAATCTCCGCGAGTCGGATGTCAAAATACAGGAGTTAATCGAACGCTGTCCTTTCTTTGCTGGATTGCCTGCCCAGGTCGTTGAAAGGGCAACTGCCCATATTGTGACGCGCCAGCATCCACCCAACCAAGTGATTTTGCTGGAAAATGATTGGGGAAGTTCGGTGTATTTTATTATCGATGGTTGGGTCAAAATTCGTACCTACAATCTGGATGGTCGCGAAGTAACGCTCAATATTATTGGTAAGGGGAAACTGTTTGGGGAAATGGCGGCCTTGGATGAAGTGCCCCGTTCCACGGATGTGATTACCCTCGCTCCCACTACCATTGGCAACATGCCAGCCCAAGATTTCGTGCAGTTGATTCACTCGGAACCTTTAGCAGGCATTCGCTTGGCACAGCTGATGGCTAGGCGTTTGCGACAGGTGAACCGCCGCTTGCGCGTTCGAGAGGCCGATAGTACCTCTCGGGTGGCTGATATTTTATTGTTTTTGGCAGAAGGTCAA from Geitlerinema sp. PCC 9228 includes the following:
- a CDS encoding Crp/Fnr family transcriptional regulator; amino-acid sequence: MDERQNLRESDVKIQELIERCPFFAGLPAQVVERATAHIVTRQHPPNQVILLENDWGSSVYFIIDGWVKIRTYNLDGREVTLNIIGKGKLFGEMAALDEVPRSTDVITLAPTTIGNMPAQDFVQLIHSEPLAGIRLAQLMARRLRQVNRRLRVREADSTSRVADILLFLAEGQGKYVEEGVEIPNLPHRELSSLSGLARETVTRVLSKLEKKGLIHRSRDTICIADTNGLERFLV